The DNA segment CAAGATCATTTCGGCAAGACGGTATTATTTACCTTTACGGACGAACCGAACGCGCCCAACATCGTTCCCGAAAAATCCATGCCGTGGACGCCGAGAATGGTGACAATTTATAAAAATCGCTTCGGCAAAGAGATATTTCCCCTGCTTCCAAAAATTTTTCATCAACCAGATTGGGATTTCGCTCGCGCCCGCATAGAATATTACGATTTATGGACCTCGAGATTCCGGGACGCCTATTTCAAAACGATTCGCGATTGGGACCGTTCTCATGGCCTGGCCTCCGGCGGCCACCTCAACGGAGAGGATCAAACCATCAACGCTATCCGTTATGGATTCGGCCAGGCGTTGCGTCAATTGCGGGCGATGGATGTTCCCGGCGTCGATTTGATTTGGAGGCAGTTGTTTCCCGGAATGCCCAACCAGCATTTCTTTCCCAAATACGCTTCCAGCGCCGCCCATTACAACGGAACCCGCTACTCCTTCACGGAATCGTTCTGTGTTTACGGCAATGGATTGACTCCGGCGCAAATGAAATGGCTCGTCGATTACCAATACGTGCGAGGACTCAATCTTCTAGTGATGGGATGTTATCCGTTCAGCACCAAAGATCATCACATGACGGGCGAGCGTCCGCATTTCGGGCGCTGCAATCCGCTATGGGATCATCTTCCCGAATTTCACGCTTACGTCGCACGCTTGGGATACGCCCTTTCTGCAGGCCGCCCCAAGATCGAGACGGCGCTCTATTATCCCGTGCGCGATCTGTGGGCGATGGGCGAATCGGCGTACACCGAAGCCGATTCTCACGACCGCTTAGCGAACGAATTGCTTACCCGGCAATGCGATTTCGATTTGATCGACGACGACGTCTTGGCTGATGAAACCACGAAAGTTGAAAACGGCGTGCTCATGTCGGGCGCGATGCGCTATAAAACCATCGTCTGCGACGGCGTTCAATGGATGCAGCCGGAGGCGCTGGCTAAACTGAAGCAATTCGCCGCGTCGGGCGGCAAGGTTCTCTGCACAGGCCGCGTCTCCGCCGTCGATGAAGAGCCAAACAGCGCCGGCGCCGATCGATTTATCGTCGGTGAAATCGACGAAATCACTGCGCGAGTTCAGCCTACAGCGCAGATCGATCCGCCCAGCCGCAGCCTGCGCGCCGCCGCGCGCTCCACGGACGACGGCGAGATCGTATTCCTCTTCAATGAAGAAAACGAATCCTACGAAGGCGTCATCCATCATCCCGCCACTTATGCCCGTCTTCTCGAACCGCAGACGGGGCGCTTGATCGCTGCGCCCAAACCAAGCCATTCCCTTCCTATCCGCTTGCAACCGGACGAGACGCGGCTTTTTCTTTTCAGCGATGAGCCGCTGCCCGCCGATTCTCCTGTTTCTTTCACCGAAGATATAATCGCCTTGGACGAAGAGATAACAGCGCAACCCCGACGCCGCTTCATTGCGGGCGAGCATGATTTTGAAATCGTCGAACCGGTCGAGAATCTCGAAAATACTTCCTGGTGGGGCGATTATAAAGGAAAATCCCTCTCCTTTGCCGACGCCGCCGTCTGGAAAAATTGGCTGGGAGAAGATTATTCCGGCGAGGTGGATTATACCGCGTCCTTCAATTTGCCGATGACTTGGGACGGCGCTCCACTGGAACTGGAGACGGGAGCAATCGAATACGCCGCCACGATAATTCTCGACGGGAAAACCGTAGGATCGATGCTTTGGTCCCCTTGGCGCCTGGCGTTGCCGCCCTGCCAAGCGGGAAAACATCAATTGATTATCCGAACGGCCAATACTCTCGCCAATGAACTTACCTCTGAACGGGTTGTCAACGAATGGACGGCGAAAAAAGGCCCCGGCTGGCCCAGCCCCTATCATGCGCGCACGATCATCTTCGAACGCGAATCGCGGTACGGCGGATTGCTAGGGCCGATCCAATTGCGGCGGATGAAGAAGAACGATTCGGCCATGTGAAAAAGTAGAAGAGCCATCCTGGCTCTTGTTTCACGCAAGAGGCTGGAAGATTCGTAGGGTTGGCTCAAAGCGAAGCGTAGCCCACCTTGACTCTACGGAAAGTGTTTTCATAAGAGTGATCAGCGGCCAGATGTGGAGAAAATTCATGCTGAAACATTATCAAAAACATCGAGACAAAGTAGGACGCGAACCGGGATGCGCTCTCCATGTAGGCGGGCATGAGACGGTTGAATGCAAAATTCGGATGCTTGATTACGACTCCGCCGGTTTGCGCGAAAAAGAAAATCCCCGTCTCGAAGAATGCGAACAAGGCAAGAATCAAACCACCGTTTGCTGGATCGATGCGGTCGGCATCGACCAGGTTGAAACCATCGGCGAGTTGGGAAGGCGCTTTGGCTGGCATCCTCTAGTCGTGGAAGATATCGTCAATGCGGAACAAAGACCCAAGATGGAGGAATATGACGGCTATCTTTATATAACCCTAAAAGCGCTCCTGTTCGCCGAGGAATCCCATGAAATTCGCAGAGAACAAATCAGCTTGATTATCGGCCCTTCCTACGTTGTTACGATCCGGGAAAAAGAGGATCCGATTTGGGAACCCCTCTTGTATCGGATTCGTCACGACAAAGGCCGCATTCGAAGAATGGGGGCCGATTATTTAGCCTATGCGATTCTCGATCTGATCGTCGACAATTACTTCCTTGTCTTGGAACGGATAGACAAACGCATGGAATCGGTGGAGAAAGAGTTGATCGTCCATCCCGCCGCCGCCACCGTGCGAAAAATTCACCATCTCAAGAAAGAACTGCTGATCTTGCGGAAATTAGTATGGCCTTTGCGCGAAATGATCGGCCGGCTGTATAAAGAAGAAGATGCGCTCTTCCATAAAGAGGTTTCTCCGTTTCTGCGGGATTTGGAAGATCATGTCATACAGATTATCGATATGATCGAAATCTACCGGGATTCTACCTCGTCGATGTTGGATCTTTATCTTTCCCAAACCAGCTATCGCTTGAACGAAATCATGAAAGTGTTGACGATGTTCGCCTCCATCTTCATTCCCCTTACTTTTTTGGCGGGAGTGTATGGAATGAACTTCACGTTCATGCCGGAACTGCATTGGCGCTTCGGTTATCCGTTGATTCTCGGCGTCATGATTTCCAGCGCGATCGGCATGTTTCTTTATTTCCGGCGGAAGAAGTGGATTTGAATCCCATCTCCATTCCGCGGTTCAATGCTTTGCCGGTAAGAATTGATATTTCTTGGAAATCCTGACATAAACCAACAGACTATAGGTGATATACGTGCTGGCGGAAATGCCGACGAATAATCCGGCGACGATCAAAATCACGATTTGCAAAGAAGAAAGAGACGAGATGAAATCGGCCCTCTGGCTTAAATCGATGCCTCCATGTTCGTTCAAGTTGATTAGGCCGATGATCGAATCGCTGCTGTTATTGTAAAGGAGTTGGGATTCGTCGCGCAGCATTGACAAGGCTTCGCTCTTTTTGTTCTCCCTGGACAAAGCGAAGATTCGTTCGGTTTCCTTGATATAGCGCGCCCAATTTTCGCGGAAGGAAGCATAGAGTATTTTCTCTTCGTTCAAAACGATCAGAGGTTCGTAAATCGATTGTTCGCTGGCAATCCCGCCGATGATCTCTTTGGCTTGATTCTCGAACCGATCCATATCGTCTTTGGAAGACGAGGAGATATGTTGAAGTTCGATGATTCGCAATTCGGAGATGCATTTATTGATATCCCCTAGGGTGCGGGTGGCGGGCAGCCAGATTTTTTCAATCTCCGTGGCAATGTAATTGACGTTATTCAATTGGGTTATGGAAAACGCCCCTAACGCCACGATAATGAAAAACAATAACATATAAGAAACGATAATCTTGGTAGAAAATTTCATATTCGAAAATCTGTTCATGAATGCGTCCTCAGTTTCCGCAACCAGGAAACAATCGCGTTATAGATATCGGATAATCCTTCGCCGTCGTTCGCCGCAATGGAACCTATGATTTCTGGCGGGCGATTATCCATCCCTTCATTTTACATTCAAATTGAAAATCCACTATATTTTCATCATACGATTCGACTGGATTCTCCTTCTTTCGCCCTGATCCGCCGGTTGGAGATAATACCAGTATGCGTTAGAATTATTGCTTATATATTCCCTCGCCCTCTGGGAGAGGGTTAGGGTGAGGGAATAATAAGTCCAATAATATCAACCCTCACCTAACCTCTCCCAATCTTGGGAGAGG comes from the Candidatus Omnitrophota bacterium genome and includes:
- a CDS encoding glycosyl hydrolase, whose product is MSNHYKKLSTIIMISIAISILSPALTLGDTKPSTISLCSAFDPNEFADPDSVHWPGYFWLWNAPLDQFTILEQLRDMASHGARSVCMLPMPRAFRPNNTNNSMDPDYLTPEFFDRVKWAVDEAAKLGMKWWLYDEGGWPSGQALGKVIEGHPEFAQHRLVREKLDNQKPITTPSDALAIIEDGLPPKVYLPGETWTPSSSNDDAYLYRVLAKGYADLLNPEAVKRFIALTHEGYCSVLQDHFGKTVLFTFTDEPNAPNIVPEKSMPWTPRMVTIYKNRFGKEIFPLLPKIFHQPDWDFARARIEYYDLWTSRFRDAYFKTIRDWDRSHGLASGGHLNGEDQTINAIRYGFGQALRQLRAMDVPGVDLIWRQLFPGMPNQHFFPKYASSAAHYNGTRYSFTESFCVYGNGLTPAQMKWLVDYQYVRGLNLLVMGCYPFSTKDHHMTGERPHFGRCNPLWDHLPEFHAYVARLGYALSAGRPKIETALYYPVRDLWAMGESAYTEADSHDRLANELLTRQCDFDLIDDDVLADETTKVENGVLMSGAMRYKTIVCDGVQWMQPEALAKLKQFAASGGKVLCTGRVSAVDEEPNSAGADRFIVGEIDEITARVQPTAQIDPPSRSLRAAARSTDDGEIVFLFNEENESYEGVIHHPATYARLLEPQTGRLIAAPKPSHSLPIRLQPDETRLFLFSDEPLPADSPVSFTEDIIALDEEITAQPRRRFIAGEHDFEIVEPVENLENTSWWGDYKGKSLSFADAAVWKNWLGEDYSGEVDYTASFNLPMTWDGAPLELETGAIEYAATIILDGKTVGSMLWSPWRLALPPCQAGKHQLIIRTANTLANELTSERVVNEWTAKKGPGWPSPYHARTIIFERESRYGGLLGPIQLRRMKKNDSAM
- the corA gene encoding magnesium/cobalt transporter CorA, with protein sequence MLKHYQKHRDKVGREPGCALHVGGHETVECKIRMLDYDSAGLREKENPRLEECEQGKNQTTVCWIDAVGIDQVETIGELGRRFGWHPLVVEDIVNAEQRPKMEEYDGYLYITLKALLFAEESHEIRREQISLIIGPSYVVTIREKEDPIWEPLLYRIRHDKGRIRRMGADYLAYAILDLIVDNYFLVLERIDKRMESVEKELIVHPAAATVRKIHHLKKELLILRKLVWPLREMIGRLYKEEDALFHKEVSPFLRDLEDHVIQIIDMIEIYRDSTSSMLDLYLSQTSYRLNEIMKVLTMFASIFIPLTFLAGVYGMNFTFMPELHWRFGYPLILGVMISSAIGMFLYFRRKKWI
- a CDS encoding MCP four helix bundle domain-containing protein — protein: MNRFSNMKFSTKIIVSYMLLFFIIVALGAFSITQLNNVNYIATEIEKIWLPATRTLGDINKCISELRIIELQHISSSSKDDMDRFENQAKEIIGGIASEQSIYEPLIVLNEEKILYASFRENWARYIKETERIFALSRENKKSEALSMLRDESQLLYNNSSDSIIGLINLNEHGGIDLSQRADFISSLSSLQIVILIVAGLFVGISASTYITYSLLVYVRISKKYQFLPAKH